A window from Streptomyces sp. NBC_00271 encodes these proteins:
- a CDS encoding type 1 glutamine amidotransferase domain-containing protein, which translates to MSKILFVITGVDHWTLADGTRHPSGFWAEEAVAPYEAFEAAGHEVVVATPGGVVPTVDKGSLAPEVNGGQEAADRIAGALASMTALQRPIKLAEVDLADYAAVFYPGGHGPMEDLAVDADSGRLLTLALESGKPLGVVCHGPAALLAATKEDGTNAFAGYRVSGFTNAEETQAGLADKAKWLLQDRLVEVGVDFQEGEPWAPKVVVDRNLVTGQNPASSAPLAVELLKKLA; encoded by the coding sequence ATGTCGAAGATTCTCTTCGTGATCACCGGCGTCGACCACTGGACGCTCGCCGACGGCACCCGCCACCCGAGCGGGTTCTGGGCCGAGGAGGCCGTCGCCCCGTACGAGGCGTTCGAGGCCGCGGGCCACGAGGTCGTCGTCGCCACGCCGGGCGGCGTCGTGCCGACCGTGGACAAGGGGAGCCTGGCTCCCGAGGTCAACGGTGGCCAGGAGGCCGCCGACCGCATCGCGGGCGCCCTCGCGTCGATGACCGCGCTCCAGCGGCCGATCAAGCTGGCGGAGGTCGACCTCGCCGACTACGCGGCCGTCTTCTACCCCGGCGGCCACGGACCGATGGAGGACCTGGCGGTCGACGCGGACTCCGGCCGGCTGCTCACCCTCGCGCTGGAGTCGGGCAAGCCGCTCGGTGTGGTGTGCCACGGCCCGGCCGCGCTGCTCGCCGCGACGAAGGAGGACGGCACCAACGCCTTCGCGGGCTACCGGGTCTCCGGTTTCACCAACGCCGAGGAGACGCAGGCCGGTCTCGCCGACAAGGCGAAGTGGCTGCTCCAGGACCGGCTCGTCGAGGTGGGCGTCGACTTCCAGGAGGGCGAGCCGTGGGCCCCCAAGGTGGTCGTCGACCGCAACCTGGTCACCGGCCAGAACCCGGCGTCCTCTGCCCCTCTGGCCGTCGAGCTACTGAAGAAGCTGGCCTGA
- a CDS encoding TetR/AcrR family transcriptional regulator: MATDRLDEVLDAAYDCLTRYGVRRTTMDDIASTMGVSRSAVYQYVRGKDDVFRLLAGHLHERALGRAREAAAECGAPHAERVRGVLAAKLDLVLQLAGDSPHTAELLDEKARLFGDICHAFVGELRRLLISLFAEAAAPTGVEPAEAADICLALVVGLESSPNSRHLLAPATDALLTGLLGGRVRTCSGSPVGPCGSARPESGRSAVSV; the protein is encoded by the coding sequence ATGGCCACCGACCGGCTCGATGAGGTCCTCGACGCCGCCTACGACTGCCTGACCAGGTACGGCGTACGGCGCACAACGATGGACGACATCGCCTCCACGATGGGCGTGTCCCGGTCGGCGGTCTACCAGTACGTCCGCGGCAAGGACGACGTCTTCCGTCTGCTCGCCGGGCATCTGCACGAGCGGGCGCTCGGCCGGGCCCGGGAGGCGGCCGCCGAGTGCGGCGCCCCGCACGCCGAGCGCGTCCGGGGCGTGCTGGCCGCCAAGCTCGACCTGGTGCTCCAGCTGGCCGGCGACTCCCCGCACACGGCCGAACTCCTCGACGAGAAGGCCCGGTTGTTCGGGGACATCTGCCACGCGTTCGTCGGGGAGTTGCGGCGCCTGCTGATCAGCCTCTTCGCCGAGGCGGCCGCCCCGACCGGTGTCGAGCCCGCCGAGGCCGCCGACATCTGTCTGGCCCTGGTCGTCGGCCTGGAGTCGTCCCCCAACAGTCGGCATCTGCTGGCCCCGGCCACCGACGCCCTCCTGACCGGCCTGCTCGGCGGCCGGGTCCGGACATGCAGCGGCTCCCCGGTGGGACCGTGTGGGTCGGCGCGGCCCGAGTCCGGCCGGAGCGCGGTGTCCGTGTAG
- a CDS encoding LacI family DNA-binding transcriptional regulator, with translation MRAPTIRDVAERAGVSKSLVSLVLRGSDQVRDEKRQAVLAAVEELGYRPNAAARSLSERRTRTVGVLLNDMRNPWFVELLDGLNSRLHDSGLHMLLADGHLNRRLGEDLTRTFVDLRVDGLIAVGTLPAAEALRTAAGQIPTVVAGAREPELPGVDVVANDDERGARLATEHLIGFGHRRIAHIAGRGVVGELRRRSFEAVMREHGLAAEAVVEQGDLTEEGGYRATVRLLSARERPTAVFAFNDIACVGALSAAEELGLQVPRDLSLVGYDNTYLSRLRHLWLTTVDSAGHDVGRRAAQCLLDRIADPARPGEVVLTAPALEVRGTTAPVRG, from the coding sequence ATGAGAGCACCGACGATTCGCGACGTCGCCGAGCGGGCCGGAGTGTCGAAGTCGCTGGTCTCCCTCGTGCTGCGCGGCTCCGACCAGGTCCGTGACGAGAAGCGGCAGGCCGTGCTGGCCGCTGTCGAGGAGCTCGGCTACCGGCCCAACGCCGCGGCGCGCAGCCTCAGCGAGCGGCGCACCCGTACGGTCGGGGTGCTCCTCAACGACATGCGCAACCCCTGGTTCGTGGAGCTGCTGGACGGTCTGAACTCCCGGCTGCACGACTCGGGCCTGCACATGCTGCTCGCCGACGGCCATCTCAACCGGCGTCTGGGCGAGGACCTCACCCGTACCTTCGTGGACCTGCGTGTCGACGGTCTGATCGCCGTCGGCACCCTGCCGGCCGCCGAGGCGCTGCGGACGGCGGCCGGGCAGATTCCCACCGTGGTCGCGGGCGCCCGGGAGCCCGAGCTGCCCGGTGTCGACGTCGTCGCCAACGACGACGAGCGCGGCGCCCGTCTGGCCACCGAGCATCTCATCGGCTTCGGACACCGCCGGATCGCGCACATCGCGGGGCGGGGGGTGGTCGGTGAGCTGCGCCGCCGTAGCTTCGAGGCGGTCATGCGCGAGCACGGACTGGCCGCGGAGGCGGTCGTGGAGCAGGGCGACCTGACCGAGGAAGGCGGCTACCGTGCCACGGTCCGGCTGCTCAGCGCACGCGAACGGCCCACCGCCGTCTTCGCGTTCAACGACATCGCCTGCGTCGGCGCCCTCTCGGCCGCCGAGGAACTTGGCCTCCAGGTGCCGCGCGACCTCTCCCTCGTCGGGTACGACAACACCTACCTCTCCCGGCTGCGGCACCTGTGGCTCACCACCGTGGACAGCGCCGGCCATGACGTCGGCCGCCGCGCCGCGCAGTGTCTGCTCGACCGGATCGCCGACCCCGCCCGCCCGGGCGAGGTCGTCCTCACCGCCCCTGCCCTCGAGGTCCGCGGCACGACGGCGCCCGTGCGGGGTTAG
- a CDS encoding Gfo/Idh/MocA family protein codes for MVRTLGVAVVGFGWMGRVHTQAYARVPHHFPGLSLRPELVAVADEVPGRAEEAAAQYGFAAAHRDWREVAADPRVQAVSIAAPNFLHREIGLAMAEAGKHIWIEKPVGLTAEDARAVSDAVTKAGVQGTVGFNYRGAPAVAAARELIASGEIGTVTHVRIRLFSDYAAHPEGALTWRYERERGGSGVLGDLASHGVDLARFLLGEIEALTADTAIFLPRRARPTGATAGHTRATGGELGPVENEDYVNCLLRFASGARGVLEACRVSVGEQNNYGFEVHGTKGAVLWDFRRMGELGVSRGTSYQDQPVSTVYVGPGDGEYAAFQPGSANSMSYDDLKVIEAHHFLRSIAENTPYGATLADAVHSAAALDAMARSAERGAWVPLA; via the coding sequence ATGGTGCGTACGCTCGGCGTTGCCGTCGTGGGGTTCGGCTGGATGGGACGGGTGCACACCCAGGCGTACGCCCGCGTGCCCCACCACTTCCCCGGGCTGTCCCTGCGGCCCGAACTGGTCGCCGTCGCCGACGAGGTGCCGGGCCGGGCGGAGGAGGCCGCGGCCCAGTACGGCTTCGCCGCCGCCCACCGCGACTGGCGCGAGGTGGCCGCCGATCCCCGGGTCCAGGCGGTGAGCATCGCCGCGCCGAACTTCCTGCACCGCGAGATCGGCCTCGCCATGGCCGAGGCGGGCAAGCACATCTGGATCGAGAAGCCGGTGGGACTGACCGCCGAGGACGCCCGGGCCGTGTCGGACGCGGTCACCAAGGCCGGGGTCCAGGGCACGGTCGGGTTCAACTACCGGGGCGCGCCCGCCGTCGCCGCCGCCCGCGAACTGATCGCCTCCGGCGAGATCGGCACCGTCACCCATGTCCGCATCCGGCTGTTCAGCGACTACGCGGCCCATCCCGAGGGCGCTCTGACCTGGCGCTACGAGCGGGAGCGCGGCGGCAGCGGCGTCCTCGGCGACCTGGCCTCGCACGGCGTCGACCTGGCGCGCTTCCTGCTCGGCGAGATCGAGGCACTGACCGCCGACACCGCGATCTTCCTGCCTCGCCGGGCCCGCCCGACCGGCGCCACCGCCGGTCACACCCGCGCGACGGGCGGCGAACTCGGCCCGGTGGAGAACGAGGACTACGTCAACTGTCTGCTGCGCTTCGCCTCCGGCGCGCGGGGCGTCCTGGAGGCCTGCCGGGTCTCGGTCGGCGAGCAGAACAACTACGGCTTCGAGGTGCACGGCACCAAGGGCGCGGTCCTCTGGGACTTCCGGCGCATGGGCGAACTGGGCGTCAGCAGGGGTACGTCGTACCAGGACCAGCCCGTCAGCACGGTGTACGTCGGCCCCGGGGACGGCGAGTACGCGGCCTTCCAGCCGGGTTCCGCGAACAGCATGAGCTACGACGATCTCAAGGTCATCGAGGCCCACCACTTCCTGCGGTCGATCGCCGAGAACACCCCGTACGGCGCGACGCTGGCCGACGCGGTGCACAGCGCGGCCGCGCTGGACGCGATGGCTCGCTCCGCCGAGCGGGGAGCGTGGGTGCCTCTGGCATGA
- a CDS encoding alginate lyase family protein → MLKIAGVAAGATVAGTALAAAPATAADGAFAHPGMLHTRADLHRMATQVKAGAETYTAGFARLTANRHAQSTWTANPQATVYRGSGTPENYATLYNDIHAAYQNALRWHITGDSAYADTARDILNAWSARLTRLDGSADRFLASGLYGYQFANAAELVRGHDGFELARFQKMMLDVFHPLSEDFLAHHNGSYITNYWANWDLTNIASVLAIGILCDDRAKVDRAVEYFKHGAGMGSVKNAIPVVYADGLAEWVEAGRDQGHALLGVGLMGTICEMAWNQGIDLYGYDDSRFLKGAQYVAKWSLGGDVPYTSYTRKKGAPGIWSGSETASAAAAVDPAMARPIWAMIANHYTRRRGLDAPHLTKIAARFAPEGGGGDYGPNSGGYDQLGFGTLAFTRPRATAAEATASPTPTASGSGTSPSGAASATPSSSASPLGGKGGDLAATGSSDLPAWTAATGVAALAGGFLLLRRRDRARRDTGE, encoded by the coding sequence ATGCTGAAGATCGCCGGGGTCGCCGCGGGCGCCACCGTGGCCGGTACCGCCCTCGCGGCGGCCCCGGCAACGGCGGCGGACGGTGCCTTCGCGCACCCCGGGATGCTGCACACCCGGGCCGATCTGCACCGTATGGCGACCCAGGTGAAGGCCGGCGCGGAGACCTACACGGCCGGCTTCGCCAGGCTGACGGCCAACCGGCACGCCCAGAGCACCTGGACGGCCAACCCCCAGGCGACCGTGTACCGCGGCTCCGGCACTCCCGAGAACTACGCCACGCTCTACAACGACATCCACGCCGCCTACCAGAACGCCCTGCGCTGGCACATCACGGGCGACTCCGCGTACGCCGACACCGCCCGCGACATCCTCAACGCCTGGTCGGCCAGGCTGACGAGGCTCGACGGCAGCGCCGACCGGTTCCTCGCCTCGGGTCTCTACGGCTACCAGTTCGCCAATGCCGCCGAGCTCGTCCGCGGCCACGACGGCTTCGAACTGGCCCGGTTCCAGAAGATGATGCTCGACGTCTTCCACCCGTTGAGCGAGGACTTCCTCGCGCACCACAACGGCTCCTACATCACCAACTACTGGGCCAACTGGGACCTGACGAACATCGCCTCCGTCCTGGCCATCGGCATCCTGTGCGACGACCGGGCGAAGGTCGACCGCGCCGTCGAGTACTTCAAGCACGGCGCGGGGATGGGCTCCGTCAAGAACGCCATCCCGGTCGTGTACGCCGACGGCCTCGCCGAGTGGGTCGAGGCCGGCCGCGACCAGGGTCATGCCCTGCTGGGCGTCGGCCTGATGGGCACCATCTGCGAGATGGCCTGGAACCAGGGCATCGACCTGTACGGCTACGACGACAGCCGCTTCCTCAAGGGTGCCCAGTACGTCGCCAAGTGGAGCCTGGGCGGAGACGTGCCCTACACCTCGTACACCCGGAAGAAGGGCGCACCCGGCATCTGGTCGGGCTCGGAGACCGCGTCCGCGGCGGCCGCCGTCGACCCGGCCATGGCCCGGCCGATCTGGGCCATGATCGCCAACCACTACACCAGGCGCCGGGGACTGGACGCGCCGCACCTCACGAAGATCGCGGCACGCTTCGCGCCCGAGGGCGGCGGTGGGGACTACGGCCCCAACAGCGGCGGCTACGACCAACTCGGCTTCGGCACGCTGGCGTTCACCCGGCCCCGGGCCACCGCCGCCGAGGCGACGGCGTCGCCGACGCCCACCGCGAGTGGGTCCGGTACGTCACCCTCCGGCGCCGCGTCCGCCACGCCCTCCTCCTCCGCGAGCCCCCTCGGCGGGAAGGGCGGCGACCTGGCCGCCACCGGTTCCTCCGACCTGCCGGCCTGGACCGCCGCCACCGGCGTCGCCGCCCTCGCGGGCGGCTTCCTCCTGCTGCGCCGCCGCGACCGGGCCCGCCGCGACACCGGGGAGTGA
- a CDS encoding GntR family transcriptional regulator: MPVGLDFALDRNSPVPLYYQLARQLEAAIERGVLSPGSLLGNEVELAGRLGLSRPTVRQGIQTLVDKGFLVRRRGVGTQVVHSQVKRPLELSSLYDDLENAGQRPTTQVLHNAVEPASAEVAAALGIAEGGAVHRVERLRLTHDRPVAALCNYIPEGLLDVDTARLESTGLYRMMRAVGITLHSARQSVGARSATAEEAERLDEPAGAALLTMQRTAYDDTGRAVEYGTHIYRSSRYAFEFQLLLRT, from the coding sequence ATGCCCGTGGGCCTGGACTTCGCGCTGGACCGCAACAGCCCCGTACCGCTCTACTACCAGCTCGCGCGACAGCTGGAGGCCGCGATCGAGCGCGGTGTGCTGAGCCCGGGCAGCCTGCTGGGCAACGAGGTCGAGCTCGCGGGCCGCCTCGGCCTGTCCCGCCCCACCGTCCGGCAGGGCATCCAGACCCTGGTCGACAAGGGGTTCCTGGTCCGCCGCCGGGGCGTGGGCACCCAGGTGGTGCACAGCCAGGTCAAGCGCCCGCTGGAGCTCAGCAGCCTCTACGACGACCTGGAGAACGCCGGACAGCGCCCCACGACGCAGGTGCTGCACAACGCGGTCGAGCCTGCGTCCGCCGAGGTCGCGGCCGCCCTGGGCATCGCGGAGGGCGGCGCGGTGCACCGTGTGGAGCGGCTGCGCCTCACCCACGACCGGCCCGTGGCGGCCCTGTGCAACTACATTCCGGAAGGGCTGCTGGACGTCGACACCGCCCGGCTGGAGTCGACCGGCCTCTACCGCATGATGCGTGCCGTCGGCATCACCCTGCACAGCGCACGCCAGTCCGTGGGCGCCCGCTCCGCCACGGCGGAGGAGGCCGAGCGGCTGGACGAACCGGCGGGCGCCGCCCTGCTCACCATGCAGCGCACGGCCTACGACGACACCGGCCGCGCGGTCGAGTACGGCACTCACATCTACCGCTCCTCGCGGTACGCCTTCGAGTTCCAGTTGCTGCTCCGTACCTGA
- a CDS encoding CoA-acylating methylmalonate-semialdehyde dehydrogenase — translation MKTITHWIGGKPVESASGRFGPVYNPATGAQEKQVGLASVDEVDAAVANAKSAYESWGSASLAKRTAILFKYRELLDAHRDEIAELITAEHGKVHSDALGEVARGMEIVELACGIADKLKGELSTQVSTRVDVASIRQPLGVVAGITPFNFPAMVPMWMFPLAIACGNAFVLKPSEKDPSASFRLAELASEAGLPDGVLNIVQGDKVAVDRLLEHPDVVAVSFVGSTPIAKYIQLKGVEHDKRVQALGGAKNHMLVLPDADLDFAADQAINAAYGSAGERCMAVSVVVAVGDTGDELVGKIAERAKNLRIGPGDDPASEMGPLITCEHRDKVASYVAGAAAQGAEVVVDGTGYSVDGHEDGFFLGVSLLDKVPVTADAYKDEIFGPVLCVVRADTYDDAIKLINASRWGNGTAIFTRDGGAARRFQLEVQAGMVGINVPIPVPVGYHSFGGWKDSLFGDLHIYGNDGIAFYTQGKVITTRWPDPADAGINLGFPSHS, via the coding sequence ATGAAGACCATCACCCACTGGATCGGCGGCAAGCCCGTCGAGTCCGCCTCCGGACGCTTCGGCCCCGTCTACAACCCGGCCACCGGCGCCCAGGAGAAGCAGGTCGGCCTCGCCTCGGTCGACGAGGTGGACGCCGCCGTCGCCAACGCCAAGTCGGCGTACGAGAGCTGGGGCAGCGCCTCGCTCGCCAAGCGCACGGCGATCCTCTTCAAGTACCGCGAACTGCTCGACGCGCACCGCGACGAGATCGCCGAGCTGATCACCGCCGAGCACGGCAAGGTGCACTCGGACGCGCTCGGCGAGGTCGCTCGCGGCATGGAGATCGTCGAACTGGCCTGCGGCATCGCCGACAAGCTCAAGGGCGAGCTGTCCACGCAGGTCTCGACCCGGGTCGACGTCGCCTCGATCCGGCAGCCGCTGGGCGTCGTCGCCGGCATCACGCCGTTCAACTTCCCGGCCATGGTGCCGATGTGGATGTTCCCGCTCGCCATCGCCTGCGGCAACGCCTTCGTGCTCAAGCCGAGCGAGAAGGACCCGTCGGCCTCCTTCCGGCTCGCCGAGCTGGCCTCCGAGGCCGGACTGCCGGACGGTGTGCTGAACATCGTGCAGGGCGACAAGGTCGCGGTGGACCGTCTCCTGGAGCACCCGGACGTCGTCGCGGTCTCCTTCGTCGGTTCCACGCCCATCGCCAAGTACATCCAGCTCAAGGGCGTCGAGCACGACAAGCGTGTACAGGCCCTCGGCGGTGCCAAGAACCACATGCTCGTCCTGCCCGACGCCGACCTGGACTTCGCCGCCGACCAGGCGATCAACGCCGCCTACGGCTCGGCCGGCGAGCGCTGCATGGCGGTCTCGGTCGTGGTCGCGGTCGGCGACACCGGCGACGAGCTGGTCGGCAAGATCGCCGAGCGGGCGAAGAACCTGCGCATCGGCCCCGGCGACGACCCCGCCTCCGAGATGGGCCCGCTGATCACGTGCGAGCACCGCGACAAGGTGGCCTCGTACGTCGCCGGCGCGGCGGCCCAGGGCGCCGAGGTCGTCGTCGACGGCACCGGCTACTCCGTCGACGGCCACGAGGACGGCTTCTTCCTCGGTGTCTCGCTGCTCGACAAGGTCCCGGTGACGGCGGACGCCTACAAGGACGAGATCTTCGGCCCGGTGCTGTGCGTGGTGCGCGCCGACACCTACGACGACGCCATCAAGCTCATCAACGCCTCCCGCTGGGGCAACGGCACCGCGATCTTCACCCGGGACGGTGGCGCCGCCCGCCGCTTCCAGCTGGAGGTCCAGGCGGGCATGGTCGGCATCAACGTGCCGATCCCGGTGCCCGTCGGCTACCACTCCTTCGGCGGCTGGAAGGACTCCCTCTTCGGCGACCTGCACATCTACGGCAACGACGGCATCGCCTTCTACACCCAGGGCAAGGTGATCACCACGCGCTGGCCCGACCCGGCCGACGCGGGCATCAACCTCGGCTTCCCCAGCCACTCCTGA
- the iolD gene encoding 3D-(3,5/4)-trihydroxycyclohexane-1,2-dione acylhydrolase (decyclizing) has translation MSTTTRRLTTAQALVRFLSAQYSERDGVRHRLIAGTWGIFGHGNVAGIGQALLEAGEDTMPFHQGRNEQSMVHAAVGYARQLNRLSAQAVTTSIGPGATNLVTGAALATINRLPVLLLPGDYFATRSADPLLQQLEHPVEADVSVNDTLRPVSRYFDRITRPEMLIPAALNAMRVLADPADTGAVTLALPQDVQAEAYDWPEEFFAERVWRVRRPAPDPLELAEAVRAIRAAERPLIVAGGGVHHSEAEAALKALVDATGIPVASTQAGKGSLRHDHPADLGGIGHTGTAVSDDIARTADLIVGVGTRYTDFTTASNTLFQQPGVRFVNLNITAFDAHKLAARPLVADARTGLEALTEGLSGHRVDAAYEAEYRAGKARWEEVVEAAYRAEDSAVPTQTQVLGALDAVVGDDDVVINAAGSLPGDLHKLWRARGPRQYHLEYGYSCMGYEIPAGIGVQQAAPGTPVWSLVGDGTYLMMPTEIVTAVQEGLPVNLVLIQNHGYASIGGLSEEVGGERFGTAYRYRAADGTFSGAPLPVDLAANAASLGMDVIRAKTVRELRDALTAARASDRPTCVYVETDPTPTAPPAEAWWDVPVAEVASRDAASSARARYDGHAADRRRHL, from the coding sequence ATGAGCACCACCACCCGTCGCCTGACGACAGCCCAGGCGCTGGTGCGCTTCCTGTCCGCGCAGTACAGCGAGCGCGACGGCGTGCGCCACCGGCTGATCGCCGGCACCTGGGGCATCTTCGGCCACGGCAATGTGGCGGGCATCGGCCAGGCACTCCTGGAGGCCGGCGAGGACACCATGCCCTTCCACCAGGGCCGCAACGAACAGTCCATGGTGCACGCGGCGGTCGGCTACGCCCGCCAGCTCAACCGCCTCTCCGCGCAGGCCGTGACCACGTCCATCGGCCCCGGCGCCACCAACCTCGTCACCGGCGCCGCCCTCGCGACGATCAACCGCCTGCCCGTACTGCTGCTGCCCGGCGACTACTTCGCGACCCGCTCCGCCGACCCGCTGCTCCAGCAGCTGGAACACCCCGTCGAAGCGGACGTCTCCGTCAACGACACACTGCGCCCGGTCTCCCGCTACTTCGACCGGATCACCCGCCCGGAGATGCTGATCCCGGCCGCGCTGAACGCGATGCGGGTGCTGGCCGACCCGGCCGACACCGGTGCCGTCACCCTCGCCCTGCCGCAGGACGTGCAGGCGGAGGCGTACGACTGGCCGGAGGAGTTCTTCGCCGAGCGCGTCTGGCGCGTACGCAGGCCCGCCCCCGATCCCTTGGAACTCGCCGAGGCCGTACGGGCGATCCGCGCCGCCGAGCGCCCCCTGATCGTCGCCGGCGGGGGAGTGCACCACAGCGAGGCCGAGGCGGCGCTCAAGGCCCTGGTCGACGCCACCGGCATCCCGGTCGCCTCCACCCAGGCGGGCAAGGGCTCCCTGCGTCACGACCACCCCGCCGACCTCGGCGGCATCGGCCACACCGGCACCGCGGTCAGCGACGACATCGCCCGCACCGCCGACCTGATCGTCGGGGTCGGCACCCGCTACACCGACTTCACCACCGCCTCGAACACGCTGTTCCAGCAGCCGGGCGTGCGGTTCGTCAACCTCAACATCACCGCCTTCGACGCCCACAAGCTCGCCGCCCGGCCGCTGGTCGCGGACGCGCGGACGGGGCTCGAGGCGCTGACGGAGGGGCTGTCCGGCCACCGGGTCGACGCGGCGTACGAGGCCGAGTACCGCGCGGGCAAGGCGCGTTGGGAGGAGGTCGTCGAGGCCGCCTACCGGGCGGAGGACTCCGCCGTGCCCACCCAGACGCAGGTCCTCGGCGCCCTGGACGCCGTCGTCGGCGACGACGACGTGGTCATCAACGCGGCCGGCTCGCTCCCCGGTGACCTGCACAAGCTGTGGCGGGCCCGCGGCCCGCGCCAGTACCACCTGGAGTACGGCTACTCCTGCATGGGCTACGAGATCCCGGCCGGCATCGGCGTCCAGCAGGCCGCCCCCGGCACGCCCGTCTGGTCGCTGGTCGGCGACGGCACCTATCTGATGATGCCCACCGAGATCGTCACCGCCGTCCAGGAGGGCCTGCCCGTCAACCTGGTCCTGATCCAGAACCACGGTTACGCCTCCATCGGCGGCCTCTCCGAGGAGGTCGGAGGCGAGCGCTTCGGCACCGCCTACCGCTACCGTGCCGCCGACGGCACGTTCTCCGGAGCCCCGCTCCCGGTGGACCTCGCCGCCAACGCCGCGAGCCTCGGCATGGACGTCATCCGCGCCAAGACCGTACGGGAACTGCGGGACGCCCTGACCGCGGCACGCGCCTCGGACCGGCCCACCTGCGTGTACGTCGAGACCGACCCGACGCCCACCGCACCGCCCGCCGAGGCCTGGTGGGACGTACCCGTCGCCGAAGTCGCCTCCCGCGACGCCGCGTCGAGCGCCCGTGCGCGGTACGACGGCCACGCCGCCGACCGCCGCCGCCACCTCTGA
- the iolB gene encoding 5-deoxy-glucuronate isomerase has product MTTTHHLPAGKAAADVYAVDVTPESADWGHSSLRVLELPAGGWHTFDTGDSEWIVLPLSGGCTVAVGGDTFRLTGRESVFSGVSDFAYVPRDAQVSIASREGGRFALTGARCSRRLPARYGPASAVPVELRGTGSCSRQVNNFGAAGVFECDKLIAVEVITPGGNWSSFPPHKHDEHRPGEESELEEIYYFEFAPHEGTPGLGYQRVSPSGRGAHTDVLAEVRDGDVVLIPDGWHGPSMAVPGHDMYYLNVMAGPGTDRAWLICDHPDHAWIRDTWPERPVDPRLPLYTAPERS; this is encoded by the coding sequence ATGACCACCACGCACCATCTGCCCGCGGGCAAGGCCGCTGCCGACGTCTACGCCGTGGACGTCACTCCCGAGTCGGCCGACTGGGGCCACTCCAGCCTGCGGGTGCTCGAACTGCCCGCCGGTGGCTGGCACACCTTCGACACCGGCGACAGCGAGTGGATCGTGCTCCCGCTCTCGGGCGGCTGCACCGTCGCGGTCGGCGGCGACACGTTCCGGCTCACCGGGCGCGAGAGCGTCTTCAGCGGGGTGAGCGACTTCGCGTACGTGCCCCGCGACGCCCAGGTCTCGATCGCCTCGCGCGAGGGCGGCCGGTTCGCGCTCACCGGCGCCCGCTGCTCCCGCCGGCTGCCTGCCCGCTACGGGCCCGCCTCCGCCGTCCCCGTCGAACTGCGCGGCACCGGCTCCTGCTCCCGCCAGGTCAACAACTTCGGCGCCGCAGGGGTCTTCGAGTGCGACAAGCTGATCGCCGTCGAGGTGATCACCCCCGGTGGCAACTGGTCCTCCTTCCCGCCGCACAAGCACGACGAGCACCGGCCCGGCGAGGAGTCCGAACTCGAGGAGATCTACTACTTCGAGTTCGCCCCCCACGAGGGCACACCCGGCCTCGGCTACCAGCGCGTCTCGCCCTCGGGTCGCGGCGCCCACACCGATGTGCTGGCCGAGGTGCGCGACGGCGACGTCGTCCTCATCCCCGACGGCTGGCACGGACCGTCCATGGCCGTGCCCGGCCACGACATGTACTACCTCAACGTCATGGCGGGCCCCGGCACCGACCGCGCCTGGCTGATCTGCGACCACCCCGACCACGCCTGGATCCGCGACACCTGGCCGGAGCGGCCGGTCGACCCCCGCCTGCCCCTCTACACCGCCCCCGAGAGGTCCTGA